A window of Pararhodobacter sp. genomic DNA:
AACGACGCTGGAACACTGTAGCGGTTGCGCTCGAAGCTGATTAGGCAGGTCGGGGACACCCGTTTGCTATGCTCGACAAAGCCATCGAAGGCGGGCGGCAATGGCATCAGCACGGGGTGTTCTGCGGCCCAGACGTCAGCAACATTCCCCGGCAGTGCTGCATGAGGAATCTCATTCCACAACGCCACACAGCGCTGTTCCAGCCAATCATTCAGGGCCGCGAGATCGGGGAAGTCCGGCATGGGTTGCCACAGACGGTGCCTGGCATCCTGCACATTCTTCTCGATCTGCCCCTTCTCCCAGCCGGCGGCAGGATTGCAGAACGCTGGCTCGAACACGTAATGGTTGGCCATTGCGAGGAAGCGCATGTTGACCTGCCGCTCCTTCCCACGACCGACGCGGTCAACAGCGGTGCGCATATTGTCGTAAATTCCACGCCCTGGAACGCCGCCGAAGACCCGGAACCCGTGGCAGTGAGCGTCGAACAGCATCTCGTGCGTTTGCAGCAGATACGCCCGAACCAGAAAGGCCCGGCTATACGACAGCTTGATATGGGCGACTTGTAGCTTGACGCGCTCGCCGCCCAAAACGGCAAAATCCTCGCTCCAGTCAAACTGGAATGCCTCGCCCGGACGAAACGACAGCGGCACGAAGATGCCGCGCCCTGTTGCCTGCTGCTCTCGCTGCCGATCTGCCCGCCAGTCACGCGCAAAAGCCGCGACCCGACCGTAAGACCCATCAAAGCCAAGCACCACCAGATCGGCATGCAGCTGCTTCAGCGTTCGCCGCTGCTTGCGCGACTTGGCCGCCTCCGTCTTCAGCCAACCGGCAAGCTTCTCGGCGAACGGATCGAGCTTGCTTTGCCGCTCCGGTGTCGCGAACTGCGGCTCGATCGTGCCCGCATTCAGATATTTTGTAATCGTATTGCGCGACAATCCAGTGCGACGCGCAATCTCACGGATCGATAGCTTCTCCCGCAAAGACATCCGTCGAATAATGTTCAAAAGTCCCATGTGTATCACTCCGCTGCTCCCCGTTGCGCATCGCGCTGGGGGAAGGGTCACATGGCTCAAATCTCAGTGGAAATTATCCGTCTATCCGGCTCACTTCTGCGTGGAAATCTACAGCATATCGTGCTCATGCGGCCCATTCGGTCGATGATCGAGTTCAAGCAGATCATAGGACGAGGCACGCGCACTTTCGATGGCAAGGACTTCTTCACGATCTGGGACTTTGTGAAAGCCCACGAGAACTTTAGCGATCCGGATTGGGACGGCGAACCGCTTGCGCCTGAACCGCCGGGTGACCCTCGAACGCCGCCAACCGGGCCAGAACCGGGCGGTGAGCCGCCTGAACCCGGCGGCGAAGATCCAACCGATCCGCCACGCGAAAAGATCGTTGT
This region includes:
- the istA gene encoding IS21 family transposase — translated: MGLLNIIRRMSLREKLSIREIARRTGLSRNTITKYLNAGTIEPQFATPERQSKLDPFAEKLAGWLKTEAAKSRKQRRTLKQLHADLVVLGFDGSYGRVAAFARDWRADRQREQQATGRGIFVPLSFRPGEAFQFDWSEDFAVLGGERVKLQVAHIKLSYSRAFLVRAYLLQTHEMLFDAHCHGFRVFGGVPGRGIYDNMRTAVDRVGRGKERQVNMRFLAMANHYVFEPAFCNPAAGWEKGQIEKNVQDARHRLWQPMPDFPDLAALNDWLEQRCVALWNEIPHAALPGNVADVWAAEHPVLMPLPPAFDGFVEHSKRVSPTCLISFERNRYSVPASFANRPVSLRVYPERLVVAAEGQILCEHVRVIERSHQLPPRTIYDWRHYLAVLQRKPGALRNGAPFVEFPPAFKRLQDLMLRKPGGDREMVDILALVLHHDEQAVLVAVEMALAEGVATKTHVLNLLHRLIDGKTIGGPDIETPQALALRSEPKANVERYDGLRARTAGGRHAS